From Streptomyces griseorubiginosus, one genomic window encodes:
- a CDS encoding MFS transporter produces the protein MPELSHRRRMLVLAICCMSLLIVSLDTTALNVALPALQRGLDASTAGLQWTIDAYTLVLASLLMLAGSTADRIGRKRVFMAGLVVFTIGSALCSAAPNLDALIAFRMVQAVGGSMLNPVAMSIITNTFTDPRERARAIGVWGAVVGISMAAGPLVGGVLVDAVGWRSIFWVNLPVGLAALLLTLRYVPESRAPRARRPDPVGQVLVIALFGSLTYAIIEAPTSPLASVLPFAAVAVVALAGLLWYEPRRDEPLIDLRFFRSAPFSGATVIAISAFAGLGGFLFLSTLYLQNVRGLDALHAGLWMLPMAVPMFLCAPLAGRLVGSRGPRLPLVVAGFAMTASGVLFAAFDAETSDVTLLLGYVVFGIGFGFVNAPITNTAVSGMPRAQAGVAAAVASTSRQLGQTLGVAVIGAVLASGVSSSSYKEKFVSAAVPGWWILAGCGLAVLTLGAVTTGPWARRTAERTADRLESGEVREAAGVSA, from the coding sequence ATGCCCGAGCTCAGCCACCGCCGACGCATGCTGGTCCTCGCGATCTGCTGTATGAGCCTTCTGATCGTGAGCCTCGACACCACCGCGCTCAACGTCGCCCTGCCCGCCCTCCAGCGCGGTCTGGACGCGAGCACGGCGGGCCTCCAGTGGACGATCGACGCCTACACGCTCGTCCTCGCCTCCCTGCTGATGCTGGCCGGTTCCACCGCCGACCGGATCGGCCGCAAGCGGGTCTTCATGGCCGGCCTGGTCGTCTTCACGATCGGCTCCGCGCTGTGCTCCGCCGCCCCGAACCTGGACGCGCTGATCGCGTTCCGCATGGTGCAGGCGGTCGGCGGCTCGATGCTCAACCCGGTCGCGATGTCGATCATCACCAACACCTTCACGGACCCGCGCGAGCGGGCACGGGCGATCGGGGTGTGGGGTGCGGTCGTCGGCATCTCCATGGCCGCCGGTCCGCTGGTCGGCGGGGTGCTCGTGGACGCGGTCGGCTGGCGCTCGATCTTCTGGGTCAACCTGCCCGTCGGGCTCGCCGCCCTGCTGCTCACCCTGCGGTACGTCCCCGAGTCCCGGGCGCCCAGGGCCCGCCGGCCCGACCCGGTCGGACAGGTCCTCGTGATCGCCCTGTTCGGCTCGCTGACGTACGCGATCATCGAGGCGCCGACCTCCCCACTCGCCTCGGTCCTGCCCTTCGCCGCGGTGGCCGTCGTCGCGCTGGCGGGACTCCTCTGGTACGAGCCCCGGCGCGACGAACCCCTTATCGACCTGCGTTTCTTCCGGTCCGCGCCCTTCAGCGGGGCGACGGTGATCGCGATCAGCGCGTTCGCGGGGCTCGGCGGGTTCCTGTTCCTGTCGACGCTGTACCTCCAGAACGTCCGGGGGCTGGACGCGCTGCACGCGGGCCTGTGGATGCTGCCGATGGCGGTGCCGATGTTCCTGTGCGCGCCGCTCGCCGGGCGGCTGGTGGGGAGCCGGGGGCCGCGGCTGCCGTTGGTGGTGGCGGGGTTCGCCATGACCGCGAGCGGGGTGCTGTTCGCGGCCTTCGACGCGGAGACGTCCGACGTGACGCTGCTGCTGGGGTACGTGGTGTTCGGGATCGGGTTCGGGTTCGTGAACGCGCCGATCACGAACACGGCGGTGTCGGGGATGCCGCGGGCGCAGGCGGGGGTTGCGGCGGCGGTCGCCTCCACGAGTCGTCAACTCGGGCAGACGCTCGGGGTCGCCGTGATCGGGGCGGTGCTGGCGTCCGGGGTGAGCTCCTCGTCGTACAAGGAGAAGTTCGTGTCCGCCGCGGTGCCGGGATGGTGGATTCTGGCCGGGTGTGGGCTCGCGGTGCTGACTTTGGGTGCGGTGACCACGGGGCCGTGGGCTCGGCGGACTGCTGAACGCACGGCTGATCGGCTGGAGTCCGGGGAGGTTCGCGAGGCCGCGGGGGTCAGCGCTTAG